One Coleofasciculus sp. FACHB-T130 DNA segment encodes these proteins:
- a CDS encoding MFS transporter codes for MFESTGILMGMYKTLFWLAQVTPVDPTVNTPEEAALVFSGPQFFVALISGIVLAFALQLLLTNLSVAAGISYLGHQSDSDSDRDESGSLGGTIRKIGTAVGIWTLVTVTIALAIACFLAVKLSLISSGGLGAIIGLVIWATYFCLLFWVSSTTVGSLVGSVVNTATSGFQAIVGTATAAIGAQAVNNQVVSTAEAAAAAVRRELGSGIDPASIRETLEDYLGSLRPPELDIQKIRGEFERLLNDPQLKAIANTDNLRNIDRQTFVNLVSDRTDLSKRDINRIVDQLEGVWRQAVGSREQQTDRMGELLNYLKSAQPGQVKSDDINAKLDQLIAETRDSKKADQKAVDDAAPGPIQLSVQQGLTTLMGLAMGRTDLSDLDVQTILSSLSKAKDKVTEQTDKLATQAGVKPELPYSTIRADVDNYLLNTYSWQITRPGLNREFKEVIYDPQGDPGTIRRELEQLDKSYFANLLQQRGVFTQDKINDISDQLEGIRQEVLVTVRAAEEEERTQDLRRRVEDYIRTAPKTELSAEGVNDNFKKVLEDADADHDTLERRLALYDRYALMQLLRGREDIGETEADAIATNLEQSRDRVLIESQALRDRIQSETEAVWVNLESYLRNTGKDELNPEGIQRDIKTLLNDPQAGMWALRSRASRFDRDTLVQLLSQRQDLSEDQVNQIIDQVQHSWSSVVQAPQMVVDKAKEQVDKTSTALADYLRNTGKDELNPEGIQRDLTRLLSDPREGATALRQRLSQVDRDTLVKLLSQRQDLSEEQVNQVIDQVQGTIKNIVRAPRRLATRTQAQIQDFQSTLQDYLRNTGKDELNPEAIKRDLQLLLHDPRTGVESLTDRLSHIDRDTMISLLSQRQDISEEEAARIVDQVLSVRDQFVEQIRSIQRRIQQTIDGIFAQIRNYLNSLDRPELNYDSIKKDVRKLFDDPQAGFDALRDRLSHFDRNTLVAIMSSREDISEEDANRLVDQIEGARNSVLQRVDRLQQEAQRRLDEVKYQAQRQAEETRKAAASAAWWLFGTATVSGIVSAIAGALAVSGR; via the coding sequence ATGTTTGAGAGTACGGGAATACTCATGGGAATGTACAAAACCCTATTTTGGCTCGCTCAAGTTACACCAGTCGATCCAACGGTGAATACTCCAGAAGAAGCGGCACTTGTCTTTTCAGGGCCTCAATTTTTTGTAGCGCTGATTTCTGGGATAGTGTTAGCTTTTGCGTTGCAATTATTGTTAACCAACCTCTCAGTCGCAGCCGGGATCTCTTACTTGGGTCATCAATCAGATTCAGATTCCGATCGGGATGAATCTGGAAGTTTGGGAGGTACAATTCGCAAAATAGGGACAGCAGTCGGAATTTGGACGCTGGTGACAGTCACCATTGCGTTAGCGATCGCGTGTTTCCTGGCAGTGAAACTGAGCTTGATTAGCAGTGGCGGCTTGGGTGCCATTATCGGTCTGGTAATTTGGGCAACCTACTTCTGCCTGCTATTTTGGGTAAGTTCAACGACAGTGGGATCGTTAGTGGGTTCAGTTGTTAATACTGCAACCAGCGGCTTCCAAGCAATTGTCGGCACAGCAACCGCAGCAATCGGCGCACAAGCTGTGAATAATCAAGTTGTGTCAACCGCAGAGGCAGCAGCAGCAGCCGTGCGGCGAGAACTGGGATCGGGAATCGATCCTGCCAGCATCCGCGAGACGCTGGAGGATTATTTAGGGTCCTTGCGTCCCCCTGAACTCGATATACAAAAGATTCGGGGTGAATTTGAAAGATTGCTCAACGACCCGCAACTAAAAGCGATCGCTAACACCGATAATCTTCGCAACATCGACCGCCAAACATTTGTAAATTTGGTAAGCGATCGCACAGACCTCTCGAAACGCGACATTAACCGCATCGTAGACCAACTCGAAGGCGTGTGGCGGCAAGCCGTGGGATCGCGAGAGCAACAAACCGATCGGATGGGCGAACTGCTCAACTATCTCAAGTCTGCACAACCGGGTCAAGTGAAGTCAGATGATATCAACGCCAAACTCGACCAGCTGATTGCAGAGACGCGCGACTCTAAAAAAGCCGATCAAAAAGCAGTCGACGACGCAGCTCCTGGTCCAATTCAGCTAAGCGTTCAGCAGGGTTTAACGACCCTGATGGGATTAGCAATGGGACGCACAGATCTCTCAGATTTAGATGTGCAAACCATCTTAAGTTCCCTCTCGAAAGCTAAAGACAAAGTAACCGAGCAAACCGACAAACTAGCGACTCAAGCAGGAGTTAAACCAGAACTCCCCTACAGCACCATTCGAGCAGATGTAGACAACTACCTGCTCAACACGTACTCCTGGCAGATTACCCGACCAGGACTTAACCGGGAATTCAAAGAAGTCATCTACGACCCCCAAGGAGATCCGGGGACAATTCGCCGGGAATTGGAGCAACTAGACAAGTCATATTTTGCCAACCTGTTGCAACAACGGGGCGTCTTTACCCAAGACAAAATCAACGACATTTCCGATCAATTGGAAGGCATCCGGCAAGAAGTTTTGGTGACAGTGCGGGCGGCTGAAGAAGAAGAAAGGACGCAAGACCTGCGCCGCCGAGTTGAAGATTATATCCGAACAGCACCCAAGACAGAACTGAGCGCAGAAGGCGTTAACGACAATTTCAAAAAGGTGCTAGAAGACGCAGATGCCGACCATGACACCCTTGAGCGTCGTCTTGCTTTGTACGATCGCTATGCCTTGATGCAATTGCTGCGGGGACGCGAAGACATCGGCGAGACAGAAGCTGACGCGATCGCTACGAATTTAGAACAATCACGCGATCGGGTGCTGATCGAATCCCAAGCCCTCCGAGACCGAATTCAATCGGAAACCGAGGCAGTGTGGGTCAATTTAGAGTCCTATCTGCGGAACACTGGCAAAGACGAACTGAATCCTGAAGGCATCCAGCGAGATATCAAAACTCTCCTGAACGACCCGCAGGCAGGAATGTGGGCTCTTCGGTCGAGAGCTTCTCGCTTTGACCGCGATACCTTAGTTCAGCTACTGAGTCAGCGACAAGACTTGAGCGAGGACCAGGTAAATCAAATCATCGATCAGGTGCAACATTCTTGGAGCAGCGTTGTCCAAGCACCGCAAATGGTCGTAGATAAAGCCAAAGAGCAGGTAGACAAAACCAGCACGGCTCTAGCAGATTACCTGCGGAACACTGGTAAAGACGAACTGAATCCCGAAGGCATCCAGCGGGATTTGACCAGGCTGCTCTCCGATCCCAGAGAAGGTGCGACGGCACTGCGGCAACGGCTATCTCAAGTAGACCGCGATACCCTGGTGAAGCTACTGAGTCAACGGCAAGACCTAAGCGAAGAGCAAGTAAATCAGGTCATCGATCAGGTGCAGGGTACGATCAAAAACATCGTCAGAGCGCCTCGTCGCCTTGCCACCCGGACGCAGGCACAAATCCAAGATTTCCAAAGCACGCTACAAGACTACCTGCGGAATACTGGCAAAGACGAACTCAACCCAGAAGCAATTAAGCGCGATTTGCAGTTGTTGCTGCACGATCCGCGCACCGGAGTTGAGAGTCTGACCGATCGCCTATCTCACATCGACCGCGACACGATGATCTCTCTGCTGTCGCAACGGCAGGATATCTCTGAGGAAGAAGCTGCCCGAATTGTGGATCAAGTCCTCTCGGTACGCGATCAATTTGTGGAGCAAATTCGCAGCATTCAACGGCGAATTCAACAGACGATTGACGGGATTTTTGCCCAAATTCGCAACTACCTCAACTCGCTGGATCGCCCGGAACTCAACTATGACAGCATCAAGAAAGATGTTCGCAAGTTGTTTGACGATCCGCAAGCTGGGTTTGATGCCTTGCGCGATCGCCTCTCCCATTTCGATCGCAATACTCTGGTTGCCATCATGTCTTCCCGCGAGGACATCTCCGAGGAAGATGCTAACCGGCTCGTCGATCAAATTGAAGGCGCACGCAACAGCGTCCTGCAACGGGTGGATCGCCTCCAACAGGAAGCGCAACGCCGCTTAGACGAAGTGAAGTATCAAGCGCAGCGGCAGGCAGAAGAAACTCGCAAAGCTGCTGCCTCTGCCGCTTGGTGGCTGTTTGGTACGGCAACTGTGTCTGGAATCGTTTCCGCGATCGCTGGCGCTTTAGCCGTTTCCGGTCGTTAA
- a CDS encoding chromosome segregation ATPase, which translates to MQNIPQDDSPNVPVQRNWYLVTLTQVSKRELFCKQILHAIEQEKLQDVILRVEMPKESVYQNLVLLETTSFKALRDRLRQLDYDPKISPKPLTSEQVNRMLGL; encoded by the coding sequence GTGCAGAACATACCTCAAGATGATTCACCGAATGTTCCTGTCCAAAGAAATTGGTATTTAGTGACATTAACTCAGGTGTCGAAGCGTGAATTATTTTGCAAGCAAATTTTACACGCGATAGAACAAGAGAAACTACAAGATGTGATTTTAAGAGTGGAAATGCCAAAAGAATCTGTATATCAGAATTTGGTATTGCTGGAAACAACGAGTTTCAAAGCTCTACGCGATCGCTTGCGACAGCTAGACTACGATCCCAAAATTTCGCCTAAACCCTTAACTTCCGAGCAAGTTAACCGGATGTTGGGCTTATAA
- a CDS encoding tetratricopeptide repeat protein: MTVTDTAHRKISDGNRIIYQRLKQALSLGLRRQIFVAVCDDLTLRNRLAARLHAELAISEDGRRNKSNRTHSSFLPNPGSFQGYPRLVSLNLNLSQPHPIAQINRWLAKHPPPDNNPPGFQILGVELLTKQPATVQGLFLRSLRGIERSLPRLESSLLLWMPRPWFRAIQQSAPEFWRCHTGLFEFEGEPTPVSEETWYPSLQFSAPREQAAEQETAVPQENLWHILNRDFAKYSETRSENPVSGNDSGKEEVEATPPRDESQHPATNSLTDASPLQESEEKSDESASIHPSQSEAPHQAIENLPQVQSLQEIAQLQQQSCPPEALAEAYLRLGNHYRDLIELEQSNTSQENLIVAIQAYEQALSWLEADSPLVPDTLNDLGNLYWMLARYPSKVEEMLVYLEQGIQAYQTALTTFNPDEAPHTYAMIQNNLGAAYGEVARYRDAAENLQYSIGAYQEALRYRPSQMEPLKYAATHNNLGTAYWHLAQQQQPVTNLQQAIASYTEALLYYNPEQESLSWAMLQNNIGTAYWNLAQYEQPATYLKLAIDAYLNGLKYRTPDVVPAACAATQNNLGTAYWHLASQIETKVEARQEYLHSCITAYETAIALVHRLSQNTPPVPVTFDASATYNNLGLAHYQMATDKQFALAQGSLLEHLEAALHNHLQALRGFSAQPDAYESTLSYVVQTIRAFFRERGLQGQNLALSKVPGKLLPELLRRL, encoded by the coding sequence ATGACGGTGACGGATACCGCTCACCGAAAAATTTCCGATGGAAACCGGATCATCTATCAGCGATTGAAACAGGCGCTGAGTCTTGGTTTGCGTCGCCAAATTTTTGTGGCGGTATGCGACGACCTCACCTTGAGAAATCGTCTGGCTGCCCGATTACACGCAGAATTGGCGATTTCGGAAGACGGAAGAAGAAACAAGTCCAATCGCACTCATTCATCCTTCCTGCCGAATCCTGGCTCCTTCCAAGGCTACCCCCGACTGGTTAGCCTGAACTTAAACTTGAGCCAGCCGCATCCCATCGCTCAGATCAATCGCTGGTTAGCCAAACACCCGCCCCCTGACAACAACCCACCCGGATTTCAAATTTTGGGGGTGGAACTATTAACCAAGCAGCCAGCAACGGTACAGGGATTATTTCTGCGCTCTCTCAGGGGTATTGAGCGCAGTTTGCCGCGCTTAGAATCTAGCTTGTTGCTGTGGATGCCTCGCCCTTGGTTCCGGGCGATTCAGCAGTCGGCACCTGAGTTTTGGCGGTGTCACACCGGCTTGTTTGAGTTTGAAGGGGAACCCACGCCTGTATCAGAAGAGACGTGGTATCCGTCTCTACAATTCTCAGCGCCCCGCGAACAAGCTGCTGAGCAAGAGACGGCTGTACCTCAAGAAAATCTGTGGCACATTCTGAACCGCGACTTCGCGAAATATAGCGAAACCCGTTCGGAAAATCCAGTTTCAGGCAATGATTCTGGTAAGGAAGAGGTAGAAGCGACGCCTCCGAGAGACGAATCTCAGCATCCGGCAACAAATTCGCTAACTGATGCTTCTCCCCTACAGGAATCAGAAGAAAAGAGCGATGAATCAGCATCCATTCATCCTTCCCAATCTGAAGCCCCTCATCAGGCGATTGAGAATTTGCCTCAGGTGCAATCGTTGCAGGAAATTGCTCAATTACAGCAGCAATCCTGTCCGCCAGAGGCACTTGCTGAAGCTTATCTGAGGCTGGGGAATCATTACCGCGATCTGATTGAACTCGAACAATCAAATACCTCGCAAGAAAACCTGATCGTTGCCATCCAAGCTTACGAACAGGCATTGAGTTGGCTAGAGGCAGATTCGCCGCTGGTACCGGATACCCTTAATGACTTGGGCAATCTCTACTGGATGCTAGCTCGCTATCCAAGCAAAGTCGAGGAGATGCTTGTCTATCTGGAGCAAGGGATTCAAGCGTATCAAACCGCTTTAACCACCTTCAATCCCGATGAAGCGCCCCACACCTATGCCATGATTCAAAATAATTTGGGGGCAGCATACGGGGAAGTGGCTCGTTATCGAGATGCTGCCGAGAACTTGCAATACTCGATTGGCGCTTATCAGGAAGCTTTGCGCTATCGTCCTTCCCAGATGGAGCCGCTCAAATATGCGGCGACGCACAATAATTTGGGTACGGCTTACTGGCATTTAGCACAGCAGCAGCAGCCGGTGACAAACTTGCAACAAGCGATCGCATCTTATACAGAAGCGCTGTTGTATTACAATCCGGAGCAAGAGTCGCTTAGCTGGGCAATGCTGCAAAACAACATCGGCACCGCCTACTGGAATCTCGCCCAGTACGAACAACCCGCAACCTATTTAAAACTTGCTATCGACGCTTACTTGAATGGACTAAAATATCGGACGCCAGATGTAGTCCCGGCAGCTTGCGCGGCGACGCAGAATAATTTGGGTACGGCTTACTGGCATTTGGCAAGCCAGATAGAAACTAAGGTGGAGGCGCGACAGGAATATTTGCACTCGTGTATTACAGCCTATGAAACTGCGATCGCGCTTGTCCACCGGCTGAGCCAAAACACTCCCCCAGTGCCGGTTACGTTTGATGCCTCTGCCACCTACAATAATTTGGGGCTGGCTCACTACCAGATGGCGACGGATAAGCAGTTCGCTTTGGCTCAGGGTTCCCTGTTAGAGCATCTAGAGGCAGCGTTACACAACCATTTACAAGCGTTGCGGGGCTTTAGCGCTCAACCCGATGCCTACGAATCCACTTTGTCTTATGTTGTGCAGACAATCCGGGCGTTTTTCCGCGAACGTGGCTTACAAGGTCAAAATCTCGCCCTTTCTAAGGTTCCAGGTAAGCTGTTGCCAGAATTACTGCGGCGGTTGTAA
- a CDS encoding RNA helicase, giving the protein MELFDRTVPTTIPELDLKTLFPFELDRFQQEAIAALNADCSVVVCAPTGSGKTLIGEYAIYRALSRGKRVFYTTPLKALSNQKLRDFRDRFGADRVGLLTGDTSINRDAPVLVMTTEIFRNMLYGTRIGEVGTSLTGVEAVVLDECHYMNDRQRGTVWEESIIYCPHEIQLVALSATVANSDQLTDWLNRVHGPTKLIYSDFRPVPLQFHFCNPKGLFPLLDDSQKKINPRLKPKRPQTKEKGKKQDSPSLVYVLSHLWKRDMLPAIYFIFSRRGCDKAVDELREVTLVNEQEAKLLKQKVEAFLAHNPEAARSGGVEPLLRGISSHHAGILPAWKGLVEELFQEGLVKVVFATETLAAGINMPARTTVVSSLSKRTDRGHRLLTPSEFMQMSGRAGRRGMDTTGHVVTLQTPFEGSKEAAYLATNGPDPLVSQFTPSYGMVLNLLQTHSLEEARELVERSFGQYLATVHLEPTRKAIADLSEELAKIEADLASVDDKSLQQYEKLQERLREERRLLKILQTQAEAERSREIAMAIASVEPGTLLSLKGKHIPVSSPVPAVLVTKTRGSGQSPYLICLGADNRWYVVTAADVVACSQLPRVSNVKSVQPPPEMPIKPGHCKKGTESTEVIARQIGWACRNDACGRPDADLEEDTAPEVVAQQQQVAAVEAQLQNHPAHQWGNPAALLKRQQRREGLLDQISQLQSLFQDSLARHWEEFMDLIEILQRMGGLEGVMPTPLGEAAAAIRGDNELWMALALMSGKLDELDPHHLAAACASFVTETMRPDSWTHYDAPAEMDEALGGLRGLRRNLFQLQRRYRVALPVWMEYDLTGLVEQWALGVQWDQLCSNTSLDEGDVVRVLRRTVDFLSQIPHVPHISDSLQRNAYRAIHLIDRFPVNEVVA; this is encoded by the coding sequence ATGGAACTATTTGACCGTACCGTGCCCACTACCATACCAGAGCTAGACCTCAAGACCTTATTTCCCTTTGAACTGGATCGGTTTCAGCAGGAAGCGATCGCGGCGTTAAATGCCGATTGCTCGGTCGTTGTGTGTGCCCCTACCGGGTCGGGAAAAACGCTGATTGGGGAATACGCCATTTACCGCGCCCTGAGTCGCGGCAAGCGGGTATTTTACACTACACCCCTGAAAGCGCTATCAAACCAGAAATTACGGGACTTCCGCGATCGCTTTGGGGCTGACCGGGTAGGGTTATTGACCGGCGATACGTCCATCAACCGGGATGCTCCAGTCTTAGTGATGACCACGGAAATTTTCCGGAATATGCTCTATGGCACCCGCATCGGCGAAGTCGGCACCTCCCTCACGGGTGTAGAAGCCGTGGTGTTAGATGAATGCCACTACATGAACGACCGACAGCGGGGCACGGTTTGGGAAGAATCCATTATTTATTGTCCCCACGAAATACAGTTGGTGGCGCTTTCGGCAACGGTCGCCAACAGCGATCAACTCACCGACTGGTTAAATCGGGTTCATGGTCCCACCAAGCTCATCTACTCCGATTTTCGTCCCGTTCCCTTGCAGTTTCATTTCTGCAATCCCAAAGGACTGTTTCCCCTCCTTGATGACTCGCAAAAAAAAATAAATCCGCGACTCAAGCCCAAGCGCCCACAAACTAAAGAAAAAGGCAAAAAGCAAGACAGCCCAAGTTTAGTTTATGTCCTGAGCCATTTGTGGAAACGGGATATGCTGCCAGCAATTTACTTTATCTTCAGCCGCCGGGGTTGTGACAAGGCGGTGGATGAATTGCGGGAAGTGACGCTGGTAAACGAACAAGAAGCAAAACTTTTAAAACAGAAAGTTGAAGCATTTTTAGCCCACAATCCAGAAGCAGCCCGTAGCGGCGGGGTTGAACCGTTGCTGCGCGGGATTTCCTCTCACCACGCCGGAATTTTACCAGCATGGAAAGGTTTGGTCGAAGAACTGTTTCAAGAGGGCTTGGTAAAAGTGGTATTTGCCACCGAAACCCTGGCTGCGGGGATTAATATGCCTGCGCGAACAACCGTGGTTTCTAGCCTTTCCAAACGCACCGACCGGGGACACCGACTGCTGACGCCCAGCGAATTTATGCAAATGTCGGGTCGTGCCGGACGTCGGGGGATGGACACCACGGGTCATGTAGTGACCTTGCAGACGCCTTTTGAAGGCTCAAAGGAAGCGGCTTATTTGGCAACCAACGGGCCTGACCCATTGGTGAGCCAGTTTACCCCCAGCTACGGCATGGTTTTGAACTTGCTGCAAACTCATAGTCTGGAAGAAGCGAGAGAATTAGTAGAACGCAGCTTCGGGCAGTATTTGGCGACCGTGCATCTGGAACCCACTCGGAAAGCGATCGCTGACTTATCCGAGGAACTGGCAAAAATCGAAGCGGATCTGGCATCAGTAGACGATAAGAGCCTGCAACAGTATGAAAAGCTTCAGGAACGTCTTAGAGAAGAACGCCGATTACTGAAAATTTTACAAACTCAAGCCGAAGCCGAGCGATCGCGGGAAATTGCGATGGCGATCGCTTCTGTAGAACCCGGTACGTTGTTGAGTTTAAAAGGGAAACACATTCCGGTGTCTTCTCCTGTACCCGCTGTCTTAGTCACCAAGACACGCGGTTCCGGTCAATCGCCCTATCTAATTTGCTTAGGTGCAGATAACCGCTGGTATGTAGTCACTGCTGCCGATGTCGTCGCTTGCAGCCAATTACCCCGCGTGTCCAATGTTAAATCCGTACAGCCCCCGCCGGAAATGCCGATAAAACCCGGTCATTGCAAAAAGGGCACCGAATCCACAGAGGTCATTGCCCGTCAAATTGGCTGGGCTTGTCGGAACGACGCTTGCGGTCGTCCGGACGCGGATCTCGAAGAAGATACCGCCCCAGAAGTGGTCGCGCAACAGCAGCAAGTAGCCGCAGTGGAAGCGCAACTGCAAAATCACCCTGCCCATCAATGGGGCAATCCCGCCGCCCTCCTCAAGCGCCAGCAGCGCCGAGAGGGATTACTAGACCAAATTTCCCAGCTTCAGAGCTTGTTCCAAGACAGCCTGGCACGCCACTGGGAAGAATTTATGGACTTGATTGAAATTTTGCAACGCATGGGCGGGCTAGAGGGCGTGATGCCGACACCCCTAGGAGAAGCCGCTGCTGCGATTCGGGGTGACAACGAGCTGTGGATGGCTTTAGCCCTGATGTCGGGTAAACTCGACGAGTTAGATCCCCACCACTTAGCCGCTGCTTGTGCCTCCTTTGTGACCGAAACGATGCGACCGGATAGCTGGACGCACTACGATGCACCGGCTGAGATGGACGAAGCTTTGGGAGGTTTGCGGGGCTTGCGGCGCAACCTCTTCCAGCTACAGCGGCGGTATCGCGTAGCGCTACCAGTCTGGATGGAGTATGACTTAACAGGTTTGGTGGAACAGTGGGCGTTAGGGGTTCAATGGGATCAACTCTGCTCCAACACCAGCTTAGATGAAGGGGATGTTGTCCGAGTATTGCGACGGACGGTGGATTTCTTATCTCAAATTCCTCATGTGCCTCACATTTCAGATTCGTTACAGCGCAATGCCTATCGGGCAATTCATCTAATTGACCGCTTTCCAGTGAACGAAGTCGTTGCTTAG
- a CDS encoding family 10 glycosylhydrolase, whose amino-acid sequence MRSGFGLKRERQGKEKSQAWNWVFLVVNFSCLFFNSFPAGAAPGVLGVVKTQDNANQWEGITTRLGLSGVAYCVVDLQQVRQAADLAGTQVLFLPNVETLSAVQVQAIQEWMGKGGRAIATGPLGTLSQANVRSQLRSLFGAYWGFGLQSPSTLAPAPAKNQGWVQQNGLAGTAQGGVIIPAGLTSQTAAVWKSVENPPAVVTTDRSVFLGWRWGVDTASSPNLDSAWLRASLNRYGGVRTAKNAPTNAPQQCSSPAGTTAAATPRPPNGQPNSTNSVSPGTAAGGTPAASRTQSGTPILFPPAPATQAADVNADGLVAPPGLEVKPSSQLITGGQATAMRQELEALIGRFESAMLTANATNKVGTANGNNSSTQTKLIAQTSSRSNQESALKTARTGLQQFLQLVAQKDYSAARQQWLQARRTLWDNYPTDRPQGQSEIRAMWLDRGTIVSAGSEQKLAKIFDRLAAAGFNTVFFETVNAGYPIYPSRVAQIQNPLVRGWDPLASAVKLAHERGMELHAWVWIFAVGNQRHNTLVKLPKEYPGPVLDLHPTWAGYDNRGRLFHLGSGKTFLDPANPEVRRYLIQMLGEIATNYQVDGIQFDYIRYPFQDPRAGYAFGYGTAARQQFQQLHGVDPAKISPKDRNLWQKWTQFRTNAINSFVADASKSLRALKPNLIVSAAVFPFPETERLQKLQQHWEVWAQRGDVDLLVPMTYALDTNKLQSLAQPLLTQALLGSTLVLPSIRLLNLPDVVAIDQIQALRNFPASGYALFAAENLNENLQGIFRRTQGREIKSSTEPLPYRQPFLAAATRYAALQKEWDFLLETNQFGIKEPALSEWRKQSETLSNTLNQLAANPSANNLAKAKISLQAFKFQFNQWMKQEGIEQPYQVQVWDNRLATLERLLRYGERGIKN is encoded by the coding sequence TTGAGGAGTGGTTTTGGTTTGAAGCGGGAACGCCAGGGAAAGGAAAAATCTCAGGCTTGGAATTGGGTATTTTTAGTTGTAAATTTTTCCTGTTTATTTTTTAATTCTTTTCCTGCCGGTGCCGCACCGGGTGTACTGGGAGTCGTGAAAACCCAGGACAATGCTAACCAATGGGAGGGGATTACAACCCGCCTAGGACTAAGTGGTGTTGCCTACTGTGTGGTGGATTTACAACAAGTCCGGCAGGCGGCAGATTTAGCAGGGACACAGGTTTTATTTTTACCGAATGTTGAAACCCTAAGTGCTGTACAGGTACAAGCAATCCAAGAATGGATGGGTAAAGGCGGGCGAGCGATCGCTACTGGGCCTTTAGGCACGCTTTCCCAAGCGAATGTGCGATCGCAATTGCGATCGCTCTTTGGCGCTTACTGGGGATTCGGTTTACAAAGCCCCTCCACCTTGGCACCCGCACCCGCTAAAAATCAGGGTTGGGTGCAACAGAACGGACTTGCCGGAACCGCCCAGGGGGGTGTAATCATTCCCGCTGGATTGACCAGTCAAACCGCTGCTGTCTGGAAGTCGGTTGAGAATCCACCGGCGGTCGTAACCACCGATCGCTCGGTCTTTCTGGGCTGGCGTTGGGGCGTCGATACTGCCTCTAGCCCAAACCTGGATAGCGCATGGTTGCGGGCATCCCTGAACCGCTACGGGGGAGTGAGAACAGCCAAAAATGCACCAACCAATGCGCCCCAGCAGTGTTCCTCCCCAGCCGGAACCACTGCGGCTGCCACACCACGCCCGCCAAACGGGCAGCCAAATTCAACGAATTCCGTTTCTCCAGGGACTGCGGCAGGTGGGACGCCTGCCGCTTCCCGCACCCAGTCGGGAACCCCTATCCTTTTCCCTCCTGCCCCAGCAACCCAAGCCGCAGACGTCAACGCCGATGGTTTAGTGGCTCCACCTGGACTCGAAGTAAAACCAAGCTCCCAGCTCATCACAGGCGGACAAGCAACCGCCATGCGCCAGGAGTTGGAAGCGCTCATCGGACGCTTTGAGAGTGCAATGTTAACTGCCAACGCCACGAACAAGGTGGGAACGGCAAACGGAAATAATTCCTCAACCCAAACCAAGCTCATCGCTCAAACTTCTTCACGCTCTAATCAGGAATCAGCCCTCAAAACTGCCCGGACAGGGTTGCAACAATTTCTTCAGCTAGTTGCCCAAAAAGACTACAGCGCTGCCCGACAGCAATGGCTCCAGGCGCGACGAACTCTCTGGGACAACTATCCCACCGACCGACCCCAAGGACAGTCAGAAATTCGGGCGATGTGGTTAGATCGGGGTACCATTGTCAGCGCTGGTTCGGAGCAAAAATTAGCAAAAATTTTCGACCGACTAGCAGCGGCAGGGTTTAACACGGTCTTTTTTGAAACAGTCAATGCGGGATATCCCATTTATCCCAGTCGCGTCGCTCAGATTCAGAATCCTTTGGTACGCGGCTGGGACCCCCTAGCTAGCGCAGTCAAACTCGCTCATGAGCGCGGCATGGAGTTGCACGCCTGGGTATGGATTTTCGCCGTCGGCAACCAGCGTCATAACACCTTAGTCAAGCTTCCGAAAGAGTATCCCGGCCCGGTACTCGATCTGCATCCCACCTGGGCAGGCTACGATAACCGGGGGCGTTTGTTCCACTTGGGTTCGGGAAAAACGTTTCTCGATCCGGCGAATCCGGAGGTACGGCGCTACTTAATACAGATGTTGGGGGAAATTGCCACAAACTATCAAGTGGATGGCATTCAGTTCGATTACATTCGCTATCCTTTTCAAGATCCCCGTGCGGGTTATGCTTTTGGCTACGGTACAGCCGCTCGTCAGCAATTTCAGCAGTTACACGGGGTCGATCCGGCAAAGATTTCGCCGAAAGATCGCAATCTATGGCAAAAGTGGACGCAATTTCGCACCAATGCCATTAACAGTTTTGTAGCAGATGCATCGAAAAGCCTACGCGCCTTAAAACCGAACCTGATTGTGTCAGCGGCAGTGTTTCCTTTTCCTGAAACTGAGCGCTTGCAAAAACTACAACAACATTGGGAAGTCTGGGCGCAGCGCGGAGATGTAGATTTGCTGGTGCCGATGACTTACGCTTTAGATACTAACAAACTCCAGAGTTTGGCACAGCCTTTACTTACTCAGGCTTTACTGGGTTCAACTCTAGTTTTGCCCTCGATTCGTTTACTGAATCTGCCAGATGTTGTGGCAATCGATCAAATACAAGCGCTGCGGAATTTTCCTGCCAGCGGTTACGCTCTATTTGCCGCCGAAAATCTCAACGAAAATCTGCAAGGAATCTTCCGCCGCACTCAGGGGAGGGAAATAAAATCATCCACAGAACCATTACCTTATCGCCAACCTTTCCTAGCCGCTGCGACTCGTTACGCGGCACTCCAAAAAGAATGGGATTTTCTTTTAGAAACTAACCAGTTTGGGATTAAGGAACCAGCACTCTCGGAATGGCGCAAACAATCAGAGACTCTCTCAAATACACTGAATCAGCTGGCTGCGAATCCTTCTGCGAATAATCTGGCAAAGGCGAAAATTTCACTCCAAGCTTTTAAATTTCAGTTCAATCAATGGATGAAACAGGAAGGTATAGAGCAGCCCTACCAAGTTCAAGTTTGGGATAACCGTTTGGCAACTTTGGAAAGGCTACTGCGCTATGGCGAGCGAGGAATTAAGAATTAA